One window from the genome of Choloepus didactylus isolate mChoDid1 chromosome 2, mChoDid1.pri, whole genome shotgun sequence encodes:
- the FAM110D gene encoding protein FAM110D produces MLLASPSTPSRARTPSAVERLEADKAKYVKTHQVIARRQEPALRGGPGPLTPHPCNELGRPASPRTPRPARRGSGRRLPRPDSLIFYRQKRDCKASVNKENAKGQGLVRRLFPGAPRDTTSSTPDAAERPAAPGGWAAPQDAPEAAGKRALCPTCSLPLSEKERFFNYCGLERALVEVLGAERFSPQSWGADASPQPGTSPPLGSGNTSDWTSSDGGADCRDGAGGGGGSEAAGSARDGRPPVSVVERNARVIQWLYGCQRARSPPRESEV; encoded by the coding sequence ATGCTCCTGGCGTCTCCCTCCACCCCGTCCAGGGCACGGACCCCTAGCGCCGTGGAGAGGCTGGAGGCCGACAAAGCCAAATATGTCAAGACGCACCAAGTGATAGCACGGCGCCAGGAGCCAGCCTTGCGCGGAGGGCCCGGGCCGCTTACCCCGCACCCCTGCAATGAGCTGGGGCGCCCTGCATCTCCCAGGACGCCCAGACCCGCCCGCCGGGGCAGCGGCAGGCGGCTGCCCAGGCCTGACTCCCTCATCTTCTACCGCCAGAAGCGGGACTGCAAGGCCTCGGTAAACAAGGAAAACGCCAAGGGCCAGGGGCTGGTGCGGCGCCTCTTCCCGGGAGCCCCCCGGGACACCACCTCGAGCACTCCGGATGCAGCCGAGCGACCCGCGGCTCCTGGGGGTTGGGCCGCCCCCCAAGATGCCCCGGAAGCGGCCGGAAAGCGGGCGCTGTGCCCCACGTGCTCGCTGCCCCTGTCGGAGAAGGAGCGCTTCTTCAACTACTGCGGCCTGGAGCGCGCGCTGGTGGAGGTGCTGGGCGCTGAGCGCTTCTCTCCGCAAAGCTGGGGCGCAGACGCCAGTCCCCAGCCCGGTACGTCGCCGCCGCTCGGCTCCGGGAACACCAGCGACTGGACGTCCAGCGACGGCGGCGCGGACTGCCGGGACGGTGCGGGCGGAGGCGGCGGCTCGGAGGCGGCGGGCTCGGCGCGGGATGGACGCCCCCCGGTGTCAGTAGTGGAGCGCAACGCGCGCGTCATCCAGTGGCTGTATGGCTGCCAGCGTGCACGCAGCCCCCCGCGCGAGTCCGAGGTGTGA